In Silene latifolia isolate original U9 population chromosome X, ASM4854445v1, whole genome shotgun sequence, the following proteins share a genomic window:
- the LOC141617715 gene encoding uncharacterized protein LOC141617715, which translates to MYMKSWVSCCSPWEEGGFNIKEILSWNKANLCKWIWLLINPTDSLWSVWNSAYNLKFDNIWTVKVKPHHCESCRGILHTRDFLLQVFGTADIAALSLSSCVSTCGKFQISKIYDLIRPHYAKVTWAPVIQNPNVLPKHRFICSLAFQKKLPTVGSLGKRGICMVNRCVLCKCALETHTHLFFKCDFSSALWRCILGWMRIYDRSNDLWKELPWCLSRYSRKHWKGSWYRSCISATIWLERNSRTFAGKETSLLVLVQQIQFQVGVRLLDRNIKANEEILTHLHSI; encoded by the coding sequence ATGTATATGAAGAGCTGGGTTTCCTGTTGCAGTCCCTGGGAGGAAGGTGGCTTCAATATAaaagaaatcctctcttggaacAAAGCTAACCTCTGCAAGTGGATTTGGCTCTTGATTAATCCTACTGACTCCCTCTGGTCAGTATGGAACTCTGCCTATAACCTGAAATTTGATAATATCTGGACTGTTAAAGTAAAGCCACACCATTGTGAAAGCTGCCGAGGTATCCTCCATACTCGTGACTTCCTTTTGCAGGTGTTTGGGACTGCTGATATAGCTGCACTGTCCCTTTCTAGTTGTGTTTCTACCTGTGGCAAGTTTCAGATCAGCAAGATTTATGATCTCATTCGTCCTCATTATGCCAAAGTCACCTGGGCACCAGTTATTCAGAATCCTAATGTTCTTCCTAAGCATCGTTTCATCTGCTCCTTAGCTTTTCAAAAGAAACTTCCCACGGTGGGCAGCCTAGGAAAGCGAGGAATTTGCATGGTTAATCGTTGTGTGCTCTGTAAATGTGCTCTTGAAACCCACACTCATCTTTTTTTTAAGTGTGACTTCTCTAGTGCTTTATGGAGATGCATTCTGGGCTGGATGCGGATTTATGATAGATCGAATGATCTCTGGAAGGAGCTGCCTTGGTGCCTTTCTAGATATTCCAGGAAGCACTGGAAAGGGAGTTGGTATCGGTCTTGCATTTCAGCCACCATTTGGCTAGAAAGAAATAGTCGTACTTTTGCTGGTAAGGAAACTTCCTTACTAGTGTTAGTTCAGCAGATTCAATTCCAAGTCGGGGTTCGACTACTGGACCGTAATATAAAAGCAAATGAGGAGATCCTCACTCATTTGCATTCTATTTAA